DNA sequence from the Nitrospinota bacterium genome:
TGGAGTGGATATAACCTGTCAAAAGTCTCAAGAAGTGCAGGAGCTTGAAACAATACCTTTTGACTTTGTAATAACAGTATGTGGTCATGCCAGTGAAGTCTGCCCGGTTTTTAACTGTTCGACCCGGGTCATACATTTTGGATTTGATGACCCACCCAGGCTGGCTAAAAATGCAGAAACCGAAGAAGAAGCATTGAGTCATTATCGAAAAGTACGGGATGAAATTCGTACTTTTGTTGAAACTCTACCAGAGGTGTTATGGTAGCCGGCAAAACATCAGCGGCAGGTATGCATTTTATACCCACCTGAACCCTCTT
Encoded proteins:
- a CDS encoding arsenate reductase ArsC, which encodes MIEKPKILFLCTGNSCRSQMAEGWSRHLKSDSFTAFSAGIEAHGLNPKAVQVMQEAGVDITCQKSQEVQELETIPFDFVITVCGHASEVCPVFNCSTRVIHFGFDDPPRLAKNAETEEEALSHYRKVRDEIRTFVETLPEVLW